The following are encoded in a window of Bacteroidales bacterium genomic DNA:
- a CDS encoding ribonuclease Z, translating into MMSFSLTILGSSSALPTKDRFSTAQVLNILERFFLIDCGEGTQIQLRKFNIKFAKINNIFISHLHGDHYFGLNGLISTFNLLGRKNDLNIYAPIQLEQLIKCQSKILDNELEFNINFHKITPKRSEIIFEDDKLTVKTIPLKHRIPTCGFLFKEKPRQKNIRKDMVEFLKIPIKEIIKIKDGADYISNDGKLYTNDVLTIPPPKPRSYAYCSDTLYSEKIIPVIKDVDLLYHEATFAERHKSKAKESFHSTSVQAATIALKANVKKLIIGHFSPRYKDLSPLLNEAKSVFKNTELAEDGNTFKVES; encoded by the coding sequence ATTATGTCTTTTTCATTAACTATCTTAGGTAGTAGTTCAGCTTTACCTACAAAAGATCGTTTTTCTACCGCTCAAGTATTAAATATACTTGAGCGTTTTTTTTTAATCGATTGTGGTGAAGGAACTCAAATTCAATTGCGAAAATTTAATATCAAATTTGCGAAAATTAATAATATCTTTATTAGCCATCTTCATGGTGACCATTATTTTGGACTAAATGGACTGATTTCTACTTTTAATTTGCTTGGACGCAAAAATGATTTGAATATATACGCCCCTATTCAACTTGAACAATTAATAAAATGCCAATCCAAAATATTGGATAATGAATTAGAATTTAACATAAATTTTCATAAGATAACGCCAAAACGTTCTGAAATAATTTTTGAAGATGATAAACTAACTGTTAAAACAATACCTTTAAAACACAGAATACCAACCTGCGGTTTCTTATTTAAAGAAAAACCAAGACAAAAAAATATCCGTAAAGATATGGTGGAATTTCTAAAAATTCCCATAAAAGAAATAATCAAAATTAAAGACGGTGCAGATTATATTTCAAACGACGGGAAACTTTACACAAATGATGTATTAACTATTCCGCCACCAAAACCAAGATCTTATGCTTATTGTTCGGATACTTTGTACTCCGAAAAAATAATACCTGTAATTAAAGATGTTGATCTATTATATCATGAAGCAACTTTTGCTGAAAGACACAAAAGCAAAGCAAAAGAATCATTTCACTCAACTTCTGTTCAGGCTGCTACTATTGCTTTAAAAGCAAATGTAAAAAAGTTAATTATTGGTCATTTTTCACCAAGATATAAAGATTTATCACCCTTGCTTAATGAAGCAAAATCGGTTTTTAAAAATACTGAACTCGCTGAAGATGGAAATACTTTTAAAGTAGAATCATAA
- a CDS encoding STAS domain-containing protein, whose translation MEFKIEKQENYTLIEVLIDKLDTHIAPSLKSELVLIAGNGEKNIILDLSNCRYCDSSGLSAILVANRLCKNANGIFVLSGLQTAVERLITISQLDTVLNITNTIDKAIEFIAAEEGK comes from the coding sequence ATGGAATTTAAAATTGAAAAACAAGAAAATTACACACTAATAGAAGTACTAATTGACAAATTAGATACTCATATTGCACCATCATTAAAATCTGAGTTAGTTTTAATTGCCGGAAATGGTGAAAAAAATATAATTCTTGATTTAAGCAATTGTCGTTATTGCGATTCATCAGGGTTAAGTGCAATATTAGTAGCAAACCGTTTATGTAAAAACGCAAACGGAATTTTTGTACTTTCAGGTTTGCAAACAGCAGTTGAAAGGCTTATTACTATTTCTCAGTTAGATACTGTATTAAATATTACAAATACAATAGATAAAGCTATTGAATTTATTGCTGCTGAAGAAGGAAAATAA
- the rpsA gene encoding 30S ribosomal protein S1, producing MIKKEEETSKEQVEVKIENTEEQEKTTDNIKSSDTTKSENNTIITPESDEAKSELTDEVNDDKTEPVKEETESAKKEKESAKKEKEPAKKEKEPAKKEKEPAKKEKEPAKKEKEPAKEETESVKEEKESLQVKENTPDTAITSHDDFNWNTYSDDIDDYSEKERTELETIYNETLSSIYENEVIDGTVVGKNNREVIINIGYKSEGIISLNEFRYNPDLAIGDKVEVYVENQEDKNGQLILSHKKARALKSWDRVNKALENNEIINGYIKCRTKGGMIVDVFGIEAFLPGSQIDVKPIRDYDVFVDKTMEFKVVKINHEFKNVVVSHKALIEAELEIQKKEIISKLEKGQVLEGTVKNITSYGVFIDLGGVDGLIHITDLSWGRISHPEEIVQLDQKLNVVILDFDDEKKRIALGLKQLTQHPWDSLDKNLKVEDKVEGKVVVMADYGAFIEIAPGVEGLIHVSEMSWSQHLRSAQEFLKVGDKIKAQILTLDREERKMSLGIKQLKPDPWENIDKKYESKSKHTAKVRNFTNFGIFVEIEEGVDGLVHISDLSWTKKIKHPAEFTAIGEEIEVVVLEIDKENRRLSLGHKQLEENPWDVFETIFNVNSIHEGTIIEITDKTAIIALPYGVEGFVTPKHLQKEDGKHAKVDEKLEFKVVDFSKENKKIVLSHRKVYEDVKFSEESAKRKEKTKSSQKSTKKLKNIAEKTTFGDIEELAALKSEMEISEKKTTKKTNKEDSLKEDKKEKK from the coding sequence ATGATCAAGAAAGAAGAAGAAACTTCAAAAGAGCAAGTTGAAGTTAAAATCGAAAACACAGAAGAACAGGAAAAAACAACTGACAATATCAAATCTTCTGACACTACTAAAAGTGAAAATAATACTATTATTACTCCTGAATCAGATGAAGCTAAATCTGAATTAACTGATGAAGTCAATGATGATAAAACAGAACCTGTAAAGGAAGAAACAGAATCTGCAAAAAAAGAAAAAGAATCTGCAAAAAAAGAAAAAGAACCTGCAAAAAAAGAAAAAGAACCTGCAAAAAAAGAAAAAGAACCTGCAAAAAAAGAAAAAGAACCTGCAAAAAAAGAAAAAGAACCTGCAAAGGAAGAAACAGAATCTGTAAAGGAAGAAAAAGAATCACTGCAAGTAAAAGAAAACACACCAGATACTGCTATCACTTCACATGATGATTTTAACTGGAATACTTATTCAGACGATATAGATGATTATTCTGAAAAAGAAAGAACCGAACTTGAAACAATATATAATGAAACATTATCATCAATTTATGAAAACGAAGTTATTGATGGTACTGTTGTTGGGAAAAACAACAGAGAAGTAATTATTAACATTGGTTATAAATCGGAAGGAATTATTAGTTTGAATGAATTCAGATATAATCCTGATCTTGCTATTGGAGATAAGGTAGAAGTTTATGTTGAAAATCAGGAAGATAAAAACGGACAGCTAATACTTTCACATAAAAAAGCAAGAGCTTTAAAATCATGGGATAGAGTAAATAAAGCACTTGAAAATAATGAAATTATAAATGGATATATTAAATGCAGAACTAAAGGCGGAATGATAGTTGATGTATTTGGTATTGAAGCTTTTTTACCTGGTTCTCAGATTGATGTAAAACCAATTCGTGATTATGATGTATTTGTTGATAAAACAATGGAATTTAAAGTTGTTAAAATCAATCATGAATTTAAGAATGTTGTAGTTTCTCATAAAGCATTAATTGAGGCTGAATTAGAAATTCAGAAAAAAGAGATTATTTCTAAACTTGAAAAAGGACAAGTATTGGAAGGCACAGTAAAAAACATTACTTCGTATGGTGTATTTATTGATCTTGGTGGTGTTGACGGGCTTATTCATATTACCGATTTATCATGGGGACGAATTTCACATCCGGAAGAAATTGTTCAATTAGACCAAAAATTAAATGTAGTAATCCTTGATTTTGATGATGAAAAGAAACGAATTGCCTTAGGATTAAAACAATTAACCCAGCATCCATGGGATTCATTAGATAAAAATCTTAAAGTTGAAGATAAAGTTGAAGGAAAGGTAGTTGTTATGGCTGACTATGGTGCATTTATTGAAATTGCCCCAGGAGTTGAAGGCTTAATACATGTTTCAGAAATGTCATGGTCTCAACATTTAAGAAGTGCACAAGAATTTCTTAAGGTTGGAGATAAAATAAAAGCCCAAATACTTACACTTGACAGGGAAGAAAGAAAAATGTCATTAGGCATTAAACAATTAAAACCTGACCCATGGGAAAATATCGATAAAAAATATGAATCTAAATCTAAACATACAGCAAAAGTACGCAACTTTACTAATTTCGGTATTTTTGTTGAAATAGAAGAAGGAGTTGATGGATTAGTTCATATTTCAGATTTATCATGGACAAAGAAAATTAAACATCCTGCAGAATTTACTGCAATAGGAGAAGAAATTGAAGTAGTTGTTCTTGAAATTGATAAAGAAAACAGAAGATTAAGTTTAGGACATAAACAACTTGAAGAAAATCCATGGGATGTTTTCGAAACAATATTTAATGTTAATTCAATTCATGAAGGAACAATAATTGAAATTACTGATAAAACAGCTATTATTGCATTACCATATGGAGTTGAGGGCTTTGTAACACCAAAACACTTACAAAAAGAAGATGGTAAACATGCTAAAGTTGACGAAAAACTTGAATTTAAAGTAGTAGATTTTTCTAAGGAAAATAAGAAAATTGTTTTATCACATAGAAAAGTTTATGAGGATGTTAAATTTTCGGAAGAAAGTGCAAAAAGGAAAGAAAAAACCAAATCAAGTCAAAAATCAACAAAAAAATTGAAAAATATTGCAGAAAAAACTACCTTTGGAGATATTGAAGAATTAGCTGCACTAAAATCTGAAATGGAAATATCAGAAAAGAAAACAACGAAAAAAACAAACAAAGAAGATTCTTTAAAAGAGGATAAAAAGGAAAAAAAATAA
- a CDS encoding UDP-glucose/GDP-mannose dehydrogenase family protein translates to MKISIVGTGYVGLVSGTCFAETGITVTCVDVDKKKIYNLKKGIVPIYEPGLEKMIERNVEKNRLTFTTSLADSMKDSEAIFIAVGTPPDEDGSADLKYVLGVASEIGKNIDHYMVIVTKSTVPIGTAKKVKATISKELKSRRVSIPFDVASNPEFLKEGDAIKDFLKPDRIVIGIESEEAQKIMKRLYKPFLLNNHPIVFMDIPSAELTKYAANSMLATKISFMNDMANLCEIVGADINSVRKGIGSDTRIGDKFIYPGVGYGGSCFPKDVKALIKTSNANSYSLEILKAVENVNDRQKSVIIKKIKKHFNDNLKGKTIALWGLSFKPHTDDMREAPALVIIDKLINEGVIVRGYDPVAMNEAKRRLGDKIEYAKDQYDAILDADALIIVTEWPEFRVPNYKIIEKLMKNKLIFDGRNIYEPAEMQEFGFTYYSIGRKTIKS, encoded by the coding sequence ATGAAAATATCAATTGTAGGTACAGGATATGTAGGTTTAGTAAGTGGTACATGTTTTGCAGAAACCGGAATAACTGTAACATGTGTAGATGTTGATAAAAAGAAAATATATAATTTAAAAAAAGGTATAGTTCCAATATATGAACCGGGACTGGAAAAAATGATTGAAAGAAATGTTGAAAAAAACCGATTGACTTTTACTACAAGCCTTGCAGATAGCATGAAAGACAGTGAAGCTATTTTCATTGCTGTTGGTACTCCACCTGATGAAGATGGCAGTGCAGATTTAAAATATGTTCTTGGTGTAGCAAGTGAAATTGGCAAGAATATAGACCATTATATGGTTATTGTAACAAAAAGTACAGTACCTATCGGAACAGCAAAAAAAGTAAAAGCAACAATAAGTAAAGAACTTAAATCAAGGAGAGTAAGTATTCCTTTTGATGTTGCTTCAAATCCTGAATTTTTAAAAGAAGGTGATGCAATAAAAGATTTTTTAAAACCTGATAGAATAGTTATTGGAATAGAATCTGAAGAAGCACAAAAAATAATGAAACGCCTTTATAAACCATTTTTGTTAAATAATCACCCAATTGTTTTTATGGATATTCCTTCTGCAGAATTAACAAAATATGCTGCTAACTCAATGCTTGCAACAAAAATAAGTTTTATGAACGATATGGCTAACCTTTGTGAGATAGTTGGTGCTGACATTAATTCTGTTAGAAAAGGAATTGGAAGTGATACAAGAATTGGAGATAAATTTATTTATCCAGGAGTTGGTTATGGTGGTTCTTGCTTTCCAAAAGATGTTAAAGCTCTTATAAAAACTTCTAATGCAAATAGTTATTCATTAGAAATACTAAAAGCTGTTGAAAATGTTAATGACAGACAAAAATCCGTTATTATTAAAAAAATAAAAAAACATTTTAATGATAATTTAAAAGGAAAAACAATTGCTTTGTGGGGATTATCTTTTAAACCGCATACTGATGATATGAGAGAAGCTCCTGCACTTGTTATAATTGACAAATTAATAAACGAAGGTGTAATTGTTCGCGGATATGACCCTGTAGCAATGAATGAAGCTAAAAGAAGATTAGGCGACAAAATTGAATATGCAAAAGATCAATACGATGCCATACTTGATGCTGATGCACTTATAATTGTTACAGAATGGCCGGAATTTCGAGTGCCAAATTATAAGATAATTGAAAAACTCATGAAAAATAAACTGATATTTGATGGCAGAAATATATATGAACCTGCCGAAATGCAGGAATTTGGATTTACATATTATAGTATTGGCAGAAAAACCATAAAATCATAA
- a CDS encoding SDR family oxidoreductase: MKKILVTGGAGFIGSHLCEKLLSEGNEVICLDNYFTGNKQNIIHLLSNPYFELVRHDVTMPYFVEVDEIYNLACPASPIHYQYNPIKTVKTSVMGAINMLGLAKRIRAKILQASTSEIYGDPKIHPQTEDYWGNVNPIGLRSCYDEGKRCAETLFIDYHKQNNVKIKIIRIFNTYGPRMHPNDGRVVSNFIVQALQNKDITIYGDGSQTRSFQYVDDLVNGMIKMMNSENDFIGPVNIGNPNEFSILELAEKVIKFTNSKSKIIYLPLPEDDPTQRQPNIELAKNKLNWEPKIKLEEGLSKTIKYFKNTLEL; this comes from the coding sequence ATGAAAAAAATTTTAGTAACAGGGGGTGCAGGTTTTATAGGTTCACATCTATGTGAAAAATTATTATCAGAAGGAAATGAAGTAATTTGCCTTGATAATTATTTTACAGGTAATAAACAAAATATTATTCATTTATTGTCTAATCCTTATTTTGAATTAGTAAGGCATGATGTAACTATGCCATATTTTGTTGAAGTTGACGAAATATATAATCTTGCATGTCCGGCTTCACCAATTCATTATCAGTATAATCCTATAAAAACTGTTAAAACTTCTGTAATGGGAGCTATTAACATGCTTGGACTTGCAAAAAGGATACGTGCAAAAATATTACAGGCTTCAACAAGTGAAATTTATGGGGACCCCAAAATACATCCTCAGACAGAAGATTACTGGGGAAATGTTAATCCTATTGGATTAAGATCATGTTATGATGAAGGTAAAAGATGTGCTGAAACTTTATTTATTGATTATCATAAGCAAAATAATGTTAAAATCAAGATAATACGTATTTTTAACACTTATGGACCGCGTATGCACCCTAATGATGGTAGAGTTGTGTCTAATTTTATTGTTCAGGCATTACAAAATAAGGATATTACTATTTATGGAGATGGAAGCCAAACAAGAAGTTTCCAATATGTAGATGATTTAGTTAACGGAATGATAAAAATGATGAATTCTGAAAATGATTTTATAGGTCCTGTAAATATTGGTAATCCTAATGAGTTTTCAATTCTTGAACTTGCTGAAAAAGTAATTAAATTTACAAACTCGAAATCAAAAATTATTTATCTGCCTCTTCCTGAAGATGACCCTACACAAAGGCAACCAAATATTGAATTAGCAAAAAATAAATTAAACTGGGAGCCAAAAATCAAACTTGAAGAAGGATTAAGCAAAACAATTAAATATTTTAAAAATACACTTGAACTATGA